TCGCGGTCACGCTTTCGGCGCTGCTCGACGCGATCGAGACGCGGCTAGACAGCAATCAGCCCCTGCTGGCCTGGGGGCATCTGAGATTTGCTAGCGGGCCGTGGGACGCGCCGCTGGAGGCCGTTGAGGCACTCATCGACGAGGACGACCCGCACCCCGAGCCAAGCGTAACGCCGCCGAGCGGGGACTTAGCCCAGTTAGACAATCCCGACGACGCCCGCTTCCTCGCAACGCTGCGGTACGCGGCCCAAGTGGCGGCGCTCGACCAGTGCCTGGGGATGACGGTCGCCGCCCTCGATAGCCTGCTTAAGGGCAGGCCGTTCACCCTGGCGGTCTTGGGGACGCGAGGGCTAGCGCTCGGCGAGCACGGCGCCCTCGGCGCCGATCTCCGGCCGTACAACGAGGGCCGCCAACTGCCGCTGCTCGTCCGCCGCGCCGACTCCCGCAGCCATCAGCGGCTGCGCGAACTGCTCACCAGCGCCGATGTGCCACGCCTGCTATTGGGCGATGGGCGCCCGCCGCGCGAACTCGCCGTACTGCGTTCGACAGCCGGGCACGCGGTGCAGGACGAGCACTGGAAGCTCTACTCCCCCGGCGAGGGAGAGCCGGAGCTGTACTCCAAGCCCGACGACGGCTGGGAAATCAACGACGTCGCCGTCCGCCAGCCGCACCAGGTGGAGCTGCTGGAGGAGCGTCTGGCCGCCGTACTCGCTACAGCGAGTGAGAAGCCTGCATAACGCGGGACTGCTCGACGTACGGGTTGATGATCACCAGCGGCTCGGGCGTGGTTGCCTTGGCGGTCTGGTCGGCCTGCGGAGCGGCCTTGGTCGGCTCGCTCTGGAAGTGCGGGTTGTTGATGGTCAGCGGCTGGACCGACTCAACGAACTCCGGGGTCCGGACGTTGGGCGGGTAGGCGAACGGGCTCCACCCGTAGGCCCGCGGCACCGGGGCGCTGTAGTACACCGGCGGGTGCGCGGCGAAGTACGGCACCTTGTTCTCGAGCGAGTTGTACAGGAAACCCAGGCCCCAGCCGTAGCCCATCCCGCAGCCGTCGCAGGCCGTGGCGGTCGAGGCCGAGCCCAGCAGGCCCGCGGCGAGAGCACAAGTCAGCAGTAGATGGCGGGCCATGTCGGTATCCTCGGCGGTGTAGAGCAGGGGCGGGGTTGCTATGGTGGTGGGGAGGTTTATCGCCCTATCCCCACGCTAATCAGGCCGGCCCGCGCCTGCAAGAAATTGCCCGATCCGTCCGATAATGCCGGTTGTAGCGATCCGCCCCGCGGCCGGCTAACCGCCCGGCTGAAGCGGCTGGCGGGGGAGCTTGGTTTCGGCCTGTCGGGCGTGTGCCCCGCGGTGCGCCCGCCCGGTGTGGACCACCTGGACGACTGGCTCCAGGCGGGGTACGCGGGGCAGATGGACTACCTGGCGGACCGCCGGCACGCGTACGAGCACCCCACCCATGTGCTGGACGGCTGCCGCAGCGTGATGATGCTCGCGATGGCCTACCGCACCGAAGAGCCCCGCCCGCCCGGGCCGGGGCAGGGCAGGGTGTCCCGCTACGCGTGGGGCGACGCCGACTACCACGACCTGATCCGCGCCCGCCTGCACCAGCTGGCCGACGCGATGCGGGCCGAGCACCCAGAAGCCCAGACCCGCTGCGTGGTGGACACGGCGCCGCTGCTGGAGCGGGACTTCGCTCAGATGGCGGGGCTTGGCTGGATCGGCAAGAACACGCTGCTGCTCAACAAGCCGCAGGGGAGCTGGTTCTTCCTCTCGGCGCTGCTGACGGATGTTGAGCTTGAGTACGACTTGCCGACCTCGTCATCGCACTGCGGCACGTGCACGGCGTGCCTGGACGCGTGCCCTACCGACGCCTTCCCGCGGCCGGGCGTATTGGACGCGTCGCGCTGCATCAGCTACCTGACCATTGAGCTCCGAGACCAGGCGCCGGCCGAGCTCCGTCCCGGCATGGGCGACTGGCTCTTCGGCTGCGACGTGTGCCAAGACGTCTGCCCCTGGAACCGGCGCTCGCCCGAATCGCCGCTGCCCAGCTTCACGCCCCGCCCCGACTCCAACCCAATGGACCTGGCGCCGCTGTTCGAGCTCGACGACGCCGCGTTCCGCCGCCGCTTCCGCAAGACCCCGTTGTGGCGGGCCCACCGCCGGGGGCTGCTGCGGAGCGCCGCGGTGGTGCTGGGCAATACAAGGCCTTCGGGCGGCATCGACATTCTGGCGACCGGCCTGCGGGACGAGGAGCCGCTGGTGCGCGGCGCCAGCGTGTGGGCGCTAGGGCAGTACGGGTGCGTGCGGTCGCTGGAGCTGGTGCGGTCGCTTGCCGACCAGGAGGCCGATCCGGGTGTGCAGGAAGAGATCCGGGCCGTCCTCGCCGAGTCTTGCTGAGAGAGCACGCTGAGCGGTGTCGTGTTGACGCCCCGCGGCGCCTGTCGTCAGAATGGGTCAGATGCAGCTCCCGCCCCTCAACATCGGTCCGATCGCGCTCGACTTCCCTGTGGTTCAAGCCGCCCTCAGCGGCTACAGCGATGGCCCTATGCGGCGCATCGCCCGCCGCCACGGCGCCCCGTACACCCTGTGCGAGGTGATGCTCGACAAGTTCGTGGCCGAGCTCAAGCCACGCCGCAAGACGCGTCACTTCCTGCACATCGCCGAGGAAGAGCACCCGGTCGGTGGCCAACTTATGGGCGCCGACCCCGCCATATTCGGCCCCGCGGCTGAGCGGATGGTCGAGGCCGGGTTCGACGTGATCGATATCAACTTCGGCTGCCCGGTAAAGAAGGTGCTGGGCCGCTGCCGCGGCGGCTACCACCTCAGCCAGCCGGACGTGGCTTTGGAGATCATCCAGACGGTCCGCGACACCGTGCCCGACCACATCCCCGTGACCGTCAAGATGCGGCGGGGGATCGACGACACGCCCGAGAGCCGTGACAACTTCTTCCACATCTTCGACCGCGCCTACGAGATTGGCGTCGCGGCGACCACCGTGCACGGTCGGACCGTCATGCAGCGGTACGACGGCCCCTCCCGGTGGGAATTCCTCCGCGAGCTGAAGCAGCACGCCGGCGACCGGGTGGTGCTGGGCAGCGGCGACCTGTTCACCGCTCAATCTTGCCTAGACATGATGGAGTACACCGGCGTCGACGGCGTGACGGTCGCCCGCGGGGCGATCGGCAACCCGTGGATCTTCCAGCAGGCGCGCGCGTTGGCGGCGGGCCAGCCGCTGCCAGACCCACCCTCGCTGCACGAGCAGCGCGACGTGATCGCCGAGCACTACCGACTGGCCGAGGAGCTGTACGGCGCCGAGCGGTGCGTGCCCGACATGCGCAAGTTCGCCATCAAGTACTCCAAGCTCCACCCGCTGCACGCCGAGGTCCGCGCCGACTTCTGCCGCGTCAAACAGCCGGGTGCGTGGATGGAGATCCTCGACAAGTGGTACTCGGACGACCTGCCGGGCGTTCACCCGGAGGTCGAAGAGCCGAACCCGCTGGCGAGCGAGGCCGCGCTCAGCGTCTAGCGGGCGACGGCAAAGTCCGCGTCCTGGTGTTTAGCCAGTATCGACGGGCGTACTCCTCGACCTCGGCGATGCCGTGGAGGCTCTCGCTGCTGCGTTCGCCCGAGAAGCGGTCCGCGGCGGACAACAGCTCCACCCGGAGCGCGCCGCCGAGCAGCGCGGCCCGGTCGAGCTCGCGGACGATCGCCAGCGTGGTGCGGCGTTGCGGGTAGAGAGGCGCCAACGATTGATCGAGCGACCACTCATCCAGCCGCAACCGACGCCAGCCGGCATCGCCCGAAGACTCATCGACCTCGTCGGCACGCAGCGTGTCGGGGAGCCGCTCTAGCACGCTGGCCCGCACCAACACCTCGGTCCGTTCGCCGCCCGGGGCGTACAGCCCCCACGACGGCCAGCGATCCCACACGCCCAGCGGCCGAGTCAGCGGTCCCATCACGGCGAACCCGACGATGGCAATCGCCACCTTGGCAGACCACCTCGGCGCCACCGCGGTGCTCGGCTCAGCCGGCAGGCTCTCACCGGCCGCTGACTTGATCGGGCCGAACAACAACCACAGGTGCGCCGGGAACACCAGATTCCACAGCAGCACGCCGGGACGATGGTTCAGTCCGAGCGGGCCGAGCGCGACGAATGCCGACAGGTGCATGAAAATCGCCAGCAAAAGGCCCGCGGTCCGCGTCCGCCGCCAGGCAAGCAGCAGGCCCGCAACCGCCTCGGCGACCGGCATCGCCAGCGCCAGCGAGAGCAACAGCCAACGCGGCCAGCCAGCAATCTCCAGCCCAACCAAGCCGGCCGCCGCCTCGAGCATCTGCCGGCCGAGGGTCGACGCGAACGCGAAGTCGAGCTTCGCAATGGCCGAGTAGAGGTACACGCTCACCGCCAGCACACGCAACAGCGCCACTGCCAGCCAAGGAGGCGACAACAGCAGGACCGAGCCCATCACTAGCAGATGGTAGGCCCACGGCTGCCAGCGGAGCTGATCGAACAGCATCAGCCCCGCCAAGCCCACGCACCCGTACGCGAGCCCGGCCGCCTGCTTGCCCCTGACAACGCACAGTGTCCCCCAGGCTACCGCGCCCAAGAGGACGTACTCGGCGAACATGGGCGCCGGCGTCAGCAGCGACAGCGCTGGGATGGAGGGCAACGCGGTCCGGCCGCACCAGAGCGGCCAGGTTGCGCCGATCAGCAGCGGGGTCGCCAAGGCCCACAGCCACACCAGGCGTTGGCGACGGAGCGTTGCCTGGGCGTCGTCGATCGGGGGCGGCTGCGTGTCCACGACGCCAGCATAGGCCAACCGGCCTAGCGCAGGAATCCGGGCAGGTAGGCCTTCCACCCGCGTGTGGTGCGGGGCGCCTCTTCCTCGTTGGACTTCTCGTCCTCGGCCAGGACCGGCGCCTGCCGCTCGACAAGCGGCGTGTGCCGCTGCAGGAACTGCGCCCAGTAGCCGTCGAGCGTGTCCTGACAATCGGTCACGCGACCATCCGCGAGCGCCGCCTTGGCGGACTGCAGCACGTTGACCAGCGCCAGGCGCTGACGGCGGGCCTCGGGGCCGAGCTCGTAATCTA
This genomic interval from Posidoniimonas corsicana contains the following:
- a CDS encoding tRNA dihydrouridine synthase codes for the protein MQLPPLNIGPIALDFPVVQAALSGYSDGPMRRIARRHGAPYTLCEVMLDKFVAELKPRRKTRHFLHIAEEEHPVGGQLMGADPAIFGPAAERMVEAGFDVIDINFGCPVKKVLGRCRGGYHLSQPDVALEIIQTVRDTVPDHIPVTVKMRRGIDDTPESRDNFFHIFDRAYEIGVAATTVHGRTVMQRYDGPSRWEFLRELKQHAGDRVVLGSGDLFTAQSCLDMMEYTGVDGVTVARGAIGNPWIFQQARALAAGQPLPDPPSLHEQRDVIAEHYRLAEELYGAERCVPDMRKFAIKYSKLHPLHAEVRADFCRVKQPGAWMEILDKWYSDDLPGVHPEVEEPNPLASEAALSV
- the queG gene encoding tRNA epoxyqueuosine(34) reductase QueG yields the protein MPDPSDNAGCSDPPRGRLTARLKRLAGELGFGLSGVCPAVRPPGVDHLDDWLQAGYAGQMDYLADRRHAYEHPTHVLDGCRSVMMLAMAYRTEEPRPPGPGQGRVSRYAWGDADYHDLIRARLHQLADAMRAEHPEAQTRCVVDTAPLLERDFAQMAGLGWIGKNTLLLNKPQGSWFFLSALLTDVELEYDLPTSSSHCGTCTACLDACPTDAFPRPGVLDASRCISYLTIELRDQAPAELRPGMGDWLFGCDVCQDVCPWNRRSPESPLPSFTPRPDSNPMDLAPLFELDDAAFRRRFRKTPLWRAHRRGLLRSAAVVLGNTRPSGGIDILATGLRDEEPLVRGASVWALGQYGCVRSLELVRSLADQEADPGVQEEIRAVLAESC